One window of the Xiphophorus couchianus chromosome 12, X_couchianus-1.0, whole genome shotgun sequence genome contains the following:
- the morc2 gene encoding ATPase MORC2 isoform X1, with translation MAYSSYSNLSRAQLTFEYLHTNSTTHEFLFGALAELVDNSRDANATRIDIYTEKRPELRGGFMLFFLDDGIGMDPIEATHVIQFGKSNKRSPESTQIGQYGNGLKSGSMRIGKDFILFTKKDNTLTCLFLSRTFHEEEGLDEVIVPLPSWDLKTKEPLTSDPEKYAIETELIFKYSPFKNEHQLMEQFNKIESSSGTLVVVYNLKLMDNGEPELDVESDHQDILMAGTPAEGVKPERRSFRAYTAVLYIDPRMRIFIQGHKVRTKRLSCCLYKPRVYKYSSTRFKTRAEQEVKKADHLAKIAEEKAREAESKSVAMEARLGNDLSKESRAILRKVQDSAMMLRRDADIRKRNLEAKQKALKEPKDLNFIFGVNIGQRELDGMFVYNCSRLIKMYEKTGPQLEGGMACGGVVGVVDVPYLVLEPTHNKQDFADAKEYRHLLKAMGEHLAQYWKDTNIAQKGIVKFWDEFGYLSASWSAPPSTELRYKRRRAMEIPITIQCDKCLKWRTLPFQMDAVDKRYPDSWVCLMNPDSTQDRCDAPEQKQNFPVGVLKKDKQTAEDKQKELAEKIKQQQEKLEALQKTSTIKSAADIKKLPLEVSMKPTETSGQATRSSERTTSRPRSPPLPAHLKNAPSIPLSRTASQRPTRASATPPTPLKPELSRTRAAAKIPPSETKATPKASAKTPPPSRSSRSLTKASPIKPAAAGQRKRIIEQEESEDEEDDDDDDEEEEEDSEEDMEEEPQSKKSKMATAASNRGKVVEKALPPKRGKLDEDKTHSHAEKKGLSTTARQQPPTPASKAVPTQQQGAKEKVPEKTQQKEPENDTKNAQKDKGLLVEVRVNKEWFTGKVIAVEANKQSVRWKVKFDYVPRATPKDRWVFKGSDEVRLMRPPSPNSQTPDTQQETEKGSAPMEPDTTQPGTSREVTDSLVAMLRTMLRYFFPPAFRIPKDDVNSMTAEELMAFPLKEYFQQYESGLQSLCNSYQSRADARAKAVEEKNNNTEVKLKEADEKLQKLRTNIVALLQKVQEDIDINTDDELDAYIEDLLTKGD, from the exons ATGGCCTACTCCAGCTACAGCAACCTGAGCAGAGCTCAGCTTACCTTTGAGTACCTGCATACAAACTC AACAACCCATGAGTTTTTATTTGGAGCCTTGGCTGAGCTTGTGGACAATTCAAG aGACGCCAATGCAACTAGAATAGACATCTACACCG AAAAACGACCAGAGCTTCGTGGtggttttatgcttttttttctagatgATGGCATTGGAATGGACCCAA TTGAGGCAACCCACGTGATTCAGTTTGGAAAGTCAAACAAGCGCTCCCCAGAGTCCACTCAGATTGGCCAGTATGGAAATGGATTGAAATC GGGCTCAATGCGAATTGGGAAAGACTTCATCTTGTTCACAAAAAAGGATAATACGTTGACGTGTCTCTTCCTGTCGAGGACTTTCCATGAAGAAGAAGGGCTTGATGAG GTGATTGTGCCACTCCCCTCCTGGGACCTGAAAACCAAGGAgcccctgacctctgaccctgagAAGTATGCAATAGAAACCGAGCTCATCTTCAAATACtctccttttaaaaatgaacaccAACTCATGGAGCAGTTCAACAAAATAGAAAGCAGCAGTG GCACTCTTGTGGTCGTCTACAACCTAAAGCTGATGGACAATGGAGAACCAGAACTGGATGTAGAGTCGGATCACCAGGACATCCTCATGGCTGGGACACCTGCTGAAGGAGT GAAACCAGAACGGAGATCATTCAGAGCGTACACTGCTGTTCTGTACATCGACCCACGCATGAGGATTTTTATCCAGGGACATAAAGTCAGAACCAAGAGACTCTCCTGCTGTCTCTATAAACCAAG gGTTTATAAATACTCATCAACTCGTTTCAAAACACGTGCTGAACAAGAAGTGAAGAAAGCAGATCATCTTGCAAAAATCG CTGAAGAGAAAGCGAGAGAGGCGGAGAGTAAGAGCGTCGCCATGGAGGCCAGATTAGGAAATGATCTGTCAAAAGAATCgagg gCAATTCTGAGAAAAGTTCAGGATTCTGCCATGATGCTACGAAGGGACGCTGACATTCGAAAGAGAAATCTAGAAGCCAAACAGAA AGCATTAAAGGAACCCAAGgacttgaattttatttttggagtaAATATTGGGCAGCGGGAGCTGGACGGGATGTTCGTGTACAATTGTTCTCGTCTCATCAAGATGTATGAGAAGACGGGTCCTCAGCTCGAGGGAGGCAT GGCATGTGGAGGTGTAGTCGGAGTTGTTGATGTCCCATATTTGGTGCTTGAGCCGACCCACAACAAGCAGGACTTTGCAGATGCTAAAGAGTATCGACACTTACTGAAAGCCATGGGAGAGCATCTAGCCCAGTACTGGAAGGACACCAACATTG ccCAAAAAGGCATTGTGAAGTTCTGGGATGAGTTTGGATATCTGTCTGCCAGCTGGTCTGCACCTCCATCCACAGAGCTGAGATACAAGAGACGCCGTGCCATGGAGATACCCATTACTATTCAGTGTG ATAAGTGTTTGAAGTGGAGAACGCTGCCtttccagatggacgcagtggACAAACGCTACCCTGACAGCTGGGTTTGTCTCATGAATCCTGACAGCACCCAGGACAG aTGTGACGCTCCAGAACAGAAGCAGAATTTTCCTGTTGGTGTTTTAAAGAAGGACAAGCAAACAGctgaagacaaacagaaagagcTAGCAGAGAAaatcaaacagcagcaggagaaactaGAAGCCTTACAG AAAACCAGCACAATTAAATCTGCAGCAGACATCAAAAAGCTCCCACTTGAAGTCAGCATGAAGCCAACAGAGACTTCGGGTCAG GCAACAAGGTCTTCTGAAAGGACTACGTCACGCCCACGCTCCCCGCCTCTCCCAGCTCACCTGAAGAATGCTCCGAGCATCCCTCTGTCACGCACAGCTTCTCAGCGTCCCACCCGAGCGTCTGCGACTCCTCCCACTCCACTTAAACCAGAACTGTCCAGGACCAGAGCTGCAGCAAAGATTCCTCCGTCTGAAACAAAGGCTACACCCAAAGCTTCTGCAAAAACACCTCCACCCAGTCGCAGCTCTCGG TCCTTGACCAAAGCGTCACCCATCaaaccagctgctgctggacaaCGCAAGAGGATAATTGAGCAGGAGGAGAGTGAGGATGAGGaagacgatgatgatgatgatgaagaggaggaagaagacagTGAGGAGGACATGGAAGAAGAACCACAATCGAAGAAATCCAAGATGGCTACCGCTGCCAGTAACCGTGGTAAAGTGGTGGAGAAGGCCCTGCCTCCAAAACGAGGGAAGTTGGATGAG GATAAAACACACTCTCATGCTGAGAAGAAAGGATTGTCCACTACTGCACGGCAGCAGCCACCTACACCAGCCTCTAAAGCTGTTCCCACACAACAGCAAGGGGCTAAAGAGAAG GTTCCTGAGAAAACGCAGCAGAAGGAGCCAGAGAATGACACTAAAAATGCTCAGAAAG acaaaggtcTTCTGGTTGAAGTGCGCGTCAATAAGGAGTGGTTTACCGGTAAAGTCATCGCTGTGGAGGCAAATAAACAGAGCGTTCGCTGGAAAGTCAAATTTGACTACGTACCACGAGCGACACCCAAAGACCGATG GGTCTTCAAAGGCAGCGATGAAGTACGGTTGATGCGGCCACCGTCTCCTAACTCCCAGACTCCTGACACCCAGCAGGAGACGGAGAAAGGTTCTGCCCCCATGGAGCCCGACACGACTCAGCCTGGAACCAGTCGAGAGGTGACAGACAGCCTGGTGGCCATGTTGAG gacGATGTTGCGTTACTTCTTCCCTCCTGCTTTCCGGattcccaaggatgatgttaaCAGCATGACAGCTGAGGAGCTGATGGCCTTTCCTCTG AAAGAGTATTTCCAGCAGTACGAGTCGGGGCTCCAGTCGTTGTGTAACTCGTATCAGAGCAGAGCTGACGCCAGAGCCAAAGCTGTGGAGgaaaagaacaacaacactGAGGTCAAACTGAAGGAAGCAgatgaaaaactacaaaaactacGAACTAACATTGTAGCCCTTCTACAGAAAGTTCAAGAG GATATTGACATAAACACGGATGATGAACTTGATGCATACATAGAGGACCTCCTAACCAAAGGCGACTAA
- the morc2 gene encoding ATPase MORC2 isoform X2 translates to MAYSSYSNLSRAQLTFEYLHTNSTTHEFLFGALAELVDNSRDANATRIDIYTEKRPELRGGFMLFFLDDGIGMDPIEATHVIQFGKSNKRSPESTQIGQYGNGLKSGSMRIGKDFILFTKKDNTLTCLFLSRTFHEEEGLDEVIVPLPSWDLKTKEPLTSDPEKYAIETELIFKYSPFKNEHQLMEQFNKIESSSGTLVVVYNLKLMDNGEPELDVESDHQDILMAGTPAEGVKPERRSFRAYTAVLYIDPRMRIFIQGHKVRTKRLSCCLYKPRVYKYSSTRFKTRAEQEVKKADHLAKIAEEKAREAESKSVAMEARLGNDLSKESRAILRKVQDSAMMLRRDADIRKRNLEAKQKALKEPKDLNFIFGVNIGQRELDGMFVYNCSRLIKMYEKTGPQLEGGMACGGVVGVVDVPYLVLEPTHNKQDFADAKEYRHLLKAMGEHLAQYWKDTNIAQKGIVKFWDEFGYLSASWSAPPSTELRYKRRRAMEIPITIQCDKCLKWRTLPFQMDAVDKRYPDSWVCLMNPDSTQDRCDAPEQKQNFPVGVLKKDKQTAEDKQKELAEKIKQQQEKLEALQKTSTIKSAADIKKLPLEVSMKPTETSGQATRSSERTTSRPRSPPLPAHLKNAPSIPLSRTASQRPTRASATPPTPLKPELSRTRAAAKIPPSETKATPKASAKTPPPSRSSRSLTKASPIKPAAAGQRKRIIEQEESEDEEDDDDDDEEEEEDSEEDMEEEPQSKKSKMATAASNRGKVVEKALPPKRGKLDEVPEKTQQKEPENDTKNAQKDKGLLVEVRVNKEWFTGKVIAVEANKQSVRWKVKFDYVPRATPKDRWVFKGSDEVRLMRPPSPNSQTPDTQQETEKGSAPMEPDTTQPGTSREVTDSLVAMLRTMLRYFFPPAFRIPKDDVNSMTAEELMAFPLKEYFQQYESGLQSLCNSYQSRADARAKAVEEKNNNTEVKLKEADEKLQKLRTNIVALLQKVQEDIDINTDDELDAYIEDLLTKGD, encoded by the exons ATGGCCTACTCCAGCTACAGCAACCTGAGCAGAGCTCAGCTTACCTTTGAGTACCTGCATACAAACTC AACAACCCATGAGTTTTTATTTGGAGCCTTGGCTGAGCTTGTGGACAATTCAAG aGACGCCAATGCAACTAGAATAGACATCTACACCG AAAAACGACCAGAGCTTCGTGGtggttttatgcttttttttctagatgATGGCATTGGAATGGACCCAA TTGAGGCAACCCACGTGATTCAGTTTGGAAAGTCAAACAAGCGCTCCCCAGAGTCCACTCAGATTGGCCAGTATGGAAATGGATTGAAATC GGGCTCAATGCGAATTGGGAAAGACTTCATCTTGTTCACAAAAAAGGATAATACGTTGACGTGTCTCTTCCTGTCGAGGACTTTCCATGAAGAAGAAGGGCTTGATGAG GTGATTGTGCCACTCCCCTCCTGGGACCTGAAAACCAAGGAgcccctgacctctgaccctgagAAGTATGCAATAGAAACCGAGCTCATCTTCAAATACtctccttttaaaaatgaacaccAACTCATGGAGCAGTTCAACAAAATAGAAAGCAGCAGTG GCACTCTTGTGGTCGTCTACAACCTAAAGCTGATGGACAATGGAGAACCAGAACTGGATGTAGAGTCGGATCACCAGGACATCCTCATGGCTGGGACACCTGCTGAAGGAGT GAAACCAGAACGGAGATCATTCAGAGCGTACACTGCTGTTCTGTACATCGACCCACGCATGAGGATTTTTATCCAGGGACATAAAGTCAGAACCAAGAGACTCTCCTGCTGTCTCTATAAACCAAG gGTTTATAAATACTCATCAACTCGTTTCAAAACACGTGCTGAACAAGAAGTGAAGAAAGCAGATCATCTTGCAAAAATCG CTGAAGAGAAAGCGAGAGAGGCGGAGAGTAAGAGCGTCGCCATGGAGGCCAGATTAGGAAATGATCTGTCAAAAGAATCgagg gCAATTCTGAGAAAAGTTCAGGATTCTGCCATGATGCTACGAAGGGACGCTGACATTCGAAAGAGAAATCTAGAAGCCAAACAGAA AGCATTAAAGGAACCCAAGgacttgaattttatttttggagtaAATATTGGGCAGCGGGAGCTGGACGGGATGTTCGTGTACAATTGTTCTCGTCTCATCAAGATGTATGAGAAGACGGGTCCTCAGCTCGAGGGAGGCAT GGCATGTGGAGGTGTAGTCGGAGTTGTTGATGTCCCATATTTGGTGCTTGAGCCGACCCACAACAAGCAGGACTTTGCAGATGCTAAAGAGTATCGACACTTACTGAAAGCCATGGGAGAGCATCTAGCCCAGTACTGGAAGGACACCAACATTG ccCAAAAAGGCATTGTGAAGTTCTGGGATGAGTTTGGATATCTGTCTGCCAGCTGGTCTGCACCTCCATCCACAGAGCTGAGATACAAGAGACGCCGTGCCATGGAGATACCCATTACTATTCAGTGTG ATAAGTGTTTGAAGTGGAGAACGCTGCCtttccagatggacgcagtggACAAACGCTACCCTGACAGCTGGGTTTGTCTCATGAATCCTGACAGCACCCAGGACAG aTGTGACGCTCCAGAACAGAAGCAGAATTTTCCTGTTGGTGTTTTAAAGAAGGACAAGCAAACAGctgaagacaaacagaaagagcTAGCAGAGAAaatcaaacagcagcaggagaaactaGAAGCCTTACAG AAAACCAGCACAATTAAATCTGCAGCAGACATCAAAAAGCTCCCACTTGAAGTCAGCATGAAGCCAACAGAGACTTCGGGTCAG GCAACAAGGTCTTCTGAAAGGACTACGTCACGCCCACGCTCCCCGCCTCTCCCAGCTCACCTGAAGAATGCTCCGAGCATCCCTCTGTCACGCACAGCTTCTCAGCGTCCCACCCGAGCGTCTGCGACTCCTCCCACTCCACTTAAACCAGAACTGTCCAGGACCAGAGCTGCAGCAAAGATTCCTCCGTCTGAAACAAAGGCTACACCCAAAGCTTCTGCAAAAACACCTCCACCCAGTCGCAGCTCTCGG TCCTTGACCAAAGCGTCACCCATCaaaccagctgctgctggacaaCGCAAGAGGATAATTGAGCAGGAGGAGAGTGAGGATGAGGaagacgatgatgatgatgatgaagaggaggaagaagacagTGAGGAGGACATGGAAGAAGAACCACAATCGAAGAAATCCAAGATGGCTACCGCTGCCAGTAACCGTGGTAAAGTGGTGGAGAAGGCCCTGCCTCCAAAACGAGGGAAGTTGGATGAG GTTCCTGAGAAAACGCAGCAGAAGGAGCCAGAGAATGACACTAAAAATGCTCAGAAAG acaaaggtcTTCTGGTTGAAGTGCGCGTCAATAAGGAGTGGTTTACCGGTAAAGTCATCGCTGTGGAGGCAAATAAACAGAGCGTTCGCTGGAAAGTCAAATTTGACTACGTACCACGAGCGACACCCAAAGACCGATG GGTCTTCAAAGGCAGCGATGAAGTACGGTTGATGCGGCCACCGTCTCCTAACTCCCAGACTCCTGACACCCAGCAGGAGACGGAGAAAGGTTCTGCCCCCATGGAGCCCGACACGACTCAGCCTGGAACCAGTCGAGAGGTGACAGACAGCCTGGTGGCCATGTTGAG gacGATGTTGCGTTACTTCTTCCCTCCTGCTTTCCGGattcccaaggatgatgttaaCAGCATGACAGCTGAGGAGCTGATGGCCTTTCCTCTG AAAGAGTATTTCCAGCAGTACGAGTCGGGGCTCCAGTCGTTGTGTAACTCGTATCAGAGCAGAGCTGACGCCAGAGCCAAAGCTGTGGAGgaaaagaacaacaacactGAGGTCAAACTGAAGGAAGCAgatgaaaaactacaaaaactacGAACTAACATTGTAGCCCTTCTACAGAAAGTTCAAGAG GATATTGACATAAACACGGATGATGAACTTGATGCATACATAGAGGACCTCCTAACCAAAGGCGACTAA